DNA from Thermoflexus hugenholtzii JAD2:
ATCATTCCTAATACGAGTGATTATATTTATGTGAGGAAAAAATGACTTATAAAAACATTTTTGTTTGTATAATTCTTTCTGTTATTTTGGCTATTTCATGTCAAAAGAGAGATTCTTTGGTTCTGAGCCCGTTCGTGCAGGAAAAGCAATCTTATAAGCTAAGCGAAATTCATGAACAAATAGAACTCGAACAAGGAAAAATCTCTAGACTATCGGACTATATCCCTACACCTTTTCCTGGATATGGTATTGTAACCGGAAAAATAGTAACAAAAGATCCGGCCAGAATGATCGGCTTGAGTATCTTTCTTGGTGATATTATAATTATAAGTGAGAACAGGCATGGAGCATTTTTGGACAAAAAAAGGGCTCCTATAGGTATTTTCGATTATACAACAGGACGGTTTATTTTCGAGAAAGTTCGCCCTGGGATTTATGCTCTTATTATTTCCGAACCCGAAAGTGGAGGTTGGGTATATATGACTAATGAGGGTGATGTTGTGGTAATTAAAGTATTGGAAAACAAAATTACAGATTTAGGAGAGCTTACATTTGATCGATAATCTTGTCCAAAGGTGTATCGCTCTGTTGTAGTACGCTGTAGCATACTATTTAAAGATCTGTTGGAGAGGTGAATGGCGATAGGGTTTCGAGAGTTAACAGATGAGCAGAGACCTTCTTGGATTTGACGCTAATTGCGCTTTTCCCCGTGTTCGTTCGCTGTTAACCTCCTGGTTGCCGAATTTCAACATGGTGTTGCACAAAATGGGGCATCGGGGCTAAAGCCGGGTCTCCAACTCCCGTAGTCGACGCATGATTTCTTCCAGCAGTCTCCGGTTGTCGCCGATACGATCGGCCAGGAGGCCGAAGAGGAAGATTAAGAAGGCGAGAATGATGGAAAGGGTAGCGACGATCAGGGATTGCAAATGGCCCCGCAGGGCGAAGCCCTCGGTGACGAAGAACCAGGCCAGCCGGGCGAAGAGGATCAGGCCGATCAGCCAGAAGGGGAGTGAAATATAGAAAAAGGCCTTCAACGGCTCGTAGCCCGCGTAGACTCGCACCAGCGTGGCCCCTTGGCGCTTGATGAAGTCCCACACTCCGTGATGCAGCCGCGAGGGCCGCGGGGTGGGTCGGGCGCGCACCGGAACGTGGGCGACGGCCAGCCGCCGTTTGCCCGCTTGGATGAGGTGCTCCACAGTGTAAGAGAAGTCGGTGAGCACGATGAGGCGCAGGGCCGCCTCCCGGGTGTAAGCCCGGAAGCCGCTCGGCGCATCCGGGATCTCCACTCCAGAGGCCCAGCGCACAACCGCCGAACCCAGGGCCGAGAGGGCCCGCTTGGGCCAGGGGAAGTGTGTGAGGCGCATCACCTGCCGATCACCCACTACAAGATCCGCCTCCCCCCGCAGGATCGGGGCGATCAGGGCCGGGATGTCCGCCGGATCATACTGGCCGTCCGCATCCAGGTTGACGATGAGATCGGCCCCCAGGCGCAACGCAGCGTCCATCCCGGTCTGGAAGGCCGCCGCCAGCCCCCGGTTGCGCCGATGCCGGATCACCACGTCCGCCCCCGCCGCCCGGGCGACCTCCCCCGTGCCATCGCGGGAGCCGTCGTCCACCACAAGGACTGTCACCTGATCGATCCCCGGGATCCGGCGCGGGATCTCCTGGATCACCCCGCCGATGGTCTCCGCTTCGTTATACGCTGGGATCTGAACAACGAGATGCATCCCACCCTCCTCGGCTTCCTCCTAAGGATGATAGTCCCCCCATCGGCTTCCGCCAAGGGGCGGTGGCGATCTCCTGCTGTTCTCGTTACACTCCTCTTGATCCAAACGCACCCGATGGGGAGGCAATGGAAAGGGAACACCGCTGGGGACGCTGGGGGCTCTTGGTAGGGCTGCTGCTCCTGGCCGCCGCCCTTTATGCGGACCGCCTGGGCGGTCCTTCCCTCTGGTTCGACGAGGGATGGTCCTGGCATCTGGCCCGGATGTCGATCCCCGCGATGCTGCAGGCCACGGCGGCGGACCGCAGCCCCTTCCTCTATTACTTGTTTCTCCACTTCTGGATCCGAGCGGCCGGGGAGAGCGAGTTCGCCCTGCGTGGGCTGTCCGTGGCCTTCGGCCTCCTCGCGGCCGCCCTGGTCGCGCGCCTGACGGCCCGAGGCTGGGGACAACCCGCCGCGGCCTTCGCGGTCCTCACGATGGGGCTCTCCCCTTTCTGGCTCTACTACGTCCAGGAGGCCCGGATGTATGCGATGCTGGCCGCCGGCGTCCTGGCCCTCTGGGCGGCGACGGAGGCGGCGCGCCGCCGGCCCTCCTCCCGCCGCTTCGCCGTCTGGACCCTCCTGGCGGCCGGGACGGCCCTCACGCATTACTACGGGTTGTTCCCCGTGGCGATGATGGCGGCGGCCCTGGGCGTGGGGAGCCGGCGGCGTCCGGAGGCCCTCCGGCGATGGGGATGGAGCATGCTGGCCCTCATGGCCCTGGTGGGGCCCTGGCTGGCCTTTGCCCACCCGCGGTTCCTCCAGCCTGAGGCCTTCATCCGGCCGCCGATGACGGCGGAAGGCCTGCTGCAGGAGCTGGCCCGAGGCTTCTGGGGCGGGGAGGGCATCGCCCGGCTCGCCGGGCTGCTGGCCACGGCCGCCCTGATCCGCCCGGATCCCTTCGTCCGCCGATGGGCGATCGGGACGCTGGGGACCTTCGGGCTGATGATGGCGGTGCTGCTGACCCTGTTCGCCCGCTTCGCCGTCTTCCACCCGCGCTACGCCATCTTCCTCTGGGCGATGTGGATCCCCGGCGTCGGCGGCGGGGCCGCCCGGCTGGGAGAGCTCCTTGGCGCGCGGATCCGGGGGATCCCTCCTCCCGCCCGGGGATGGCTCGGCGCGCTGGCGCTCCTCCCCCTATGGGGGATGATGGCCGCTCCCTGGCGGACGTGGTGGGCGGATCCGGGCCACGGCCGCGATCCGTATCGAGAGGCGGTGGCCCACGTGGCCCGGCAGATCCGGCCCGGGGAGGCCGCCCTCGCCCTGCGGGCCAACTGGGCCGTTCTGTACTACTGGGAACGCATGGGAGTTCCCGCCCCGCTATGGATGGGCCCGGAGTCTCCGGTGTGGGACGAGGCGGCTGTCCGCGCCGCGCTGGAGGATGCCCGCCGCCGCTATGGCCCCGCGGACGGCCCCTGGCGCCTGTGGCTCTTCGGCTGGCAGCAGGAGGTGGTGGACCCCCTGGGGCTGTTCGACGGGCTGCTGCTGGCGAACGGCTTCGAGGTGGGGGGGCAGCCCTTCGGATCCTTGTGGGTGGCCTATTACGAGACGTGGCCGCCCTTCCAGGGGTTCGCCTTCACGCCCTTGAAGGCGGATTTCGCAGGGAAGATCGAGCTGCGGGGCGTTGGCCTGCGCCGGCCGCGCTGGCCGGGGGATGTGCTGGGGGTGACTCTGTGGTGGGCCCGGGCGGGGCCGGTGCCCCAGGCCCCTCGGGTCTTCATCCATGTTCTGGACGCCTCCGGCCGCCTGGTAGCCCAGCGGGACGGGCCGCTGCCCAACGATCTGACCCCGATCTCCACTTGGCCCCCCGATCACGCCTTCCCGGTCTTCACCCGGGTGATCCTGCCCCGGGAGCTCCACGGCATCTACCGGATCCGGGTGGGTCTGTATGACCCTCGCTCCGGAGCCCGATGGCCGGTCCAGGTGGATGGCTCCATCGGGGATGGCGTGGAGGTGGGGACTCTGGAGATTCCGTAACCCCGTTGGCCTGCGCCCCACCGAAAGGGGAACAAAATGCGTGGAGGGCTCCAGAGATGGGGTATACTCAGAGCACGTCGGGGAACCCGGTGTGGAATCGCCGGACGGGGACGTTGGGCCTCAAGGGATGCGGCAGGCAGGAAGCTTTCCGCAGGGGTGAAGTCGGGTCGGGAGAACCGCTGAGATGCCGGAGCGGCTTTACCTGATCCGGCACGGACGCACGGCGTGGAACGCCGAGGGACGGATTCAGGGGTGGGCGGACGTGCCACTGGATGACGTGGGCCGGGAGCAGGCCCGGCGCCTGGCGGAGCGCCTCCGGGCGCGCCCGCCGGAGCTCATCCTCTGCAGCCCACTGTGGCGGGCCTATGAAACCGCCCGCATCCTCGCCGCCGTCTGGGAGGTCCCCATCGAGGTCGATGAGCGCTTGAAGGAGCGAGGCCAGGGGCCCTTCGAGGGACGCACCGGGGTGGAGGTCGCCGCGCTGCAGCAGGCCTGGCGGGAGATGGAGCGGGATCCGACGGCGGAGATCGCGGGGGTGGAGCCCCGGGCGGCGTTCGCCGAACGGGTGTGGGCGGCGATGGAGGCCGCGATGGCGCGGCCGGAACGGACACTGGCCGTGGTGGCCCATGGGGGGACCTTCAGCATGTTCTTCCGCCAGTGGCTGGGCCTCCCCCTCGATCGGCCCTCCCCCTTCCGGTTCGACAACGCCTCGCTCACGGAGCTGGCCCTCCGCGACGGCCGCTGGATCGTGGTGACGCTGAACGATACGTGCCATCTGACCGATCTGTAGGCGCACGGCCCCTCCGTCTTCCGTGACGGAGGGCCGTCCACGAACATGGGTGCGCCGGGGGCTTGGGAAGCCCAGCTGGTGCGTTCGGGCTGGAATTCGCAGTCGCCCCCTTCGACGTGGCCTCGTCATACGTCCACCGGTTCCTCTTTCGGAATCGTCGCGGATGCCTCCCTTTTCACGCCCCTTCTTTCGGATTCCGGGGATCCCGACTATGATGGATAAGCTGCGTCATCCTGACAGGGAGGTCGTTCGCGAATGCCCGGGCCGTCATGGCGCTATGGGGACCTGATCCTGGTGGCGGGCTCCGGCCATCCGCAACTGGCCGAGGAGATCGCCGACTGTCTGGGGATCCCCCTTCTCCCCCGCGAGATCATCGTCTTCCCGAACGAGAACATCTTCGTCCGCCTGCTGGCCAGCGTCCGCGGGCAGGACGTGTTCGTGATCCAGAGCACCGCCTCGCCGGTGAACTACAACATGATGGAGCTGTTCATCCTGCTGGACACCATCAAGCGGGCCAACGCGGGCCGCATCACGGCGGTGATCCCTTACCTGGCTTACGCCCGCAGCGACAAGAAGGATCAGCCCCGGGTGCCCATCACCGCGCGCCTGGTGGCGGATTTCATCGCCGTGG
Protein-coding regions in this window:
- a CDS encoding peptidase associated/transthyretin-like domain-containing protein, which translates into the protein MTYKNIFVCIILSVILAISCQKRDSLVLSPFVQEKQSYKLSEIHEQIELEQGKISRLSDYIPTPFPGYGIVTGKIVTKDPARMIGLSIFLGDIIIISENRHGAFLDKKRAPIGIFDYTTGRFIFEKVRPGIYALIISEPESGGWVYMTNEGDVVVIKVLENKITDLGELTFDR
- a CDS encoding glycosyltransferase, whose amino-acid sequence is MHLVVQIPAYNEAETIGGVIQEIPRRIPGIDQVTVLVVDDGSRDGTGEVARAAGADVVIRHRRNRGLAAAFQTGMDAALRLGADLIVNLDADGQYDPADIPALIAPILRGEADLVVGDRQVMRLTHFPWPKRALSALGSAVVRWASGVEIPDAPSGFRAYTREAALRLIVLTDFSYTVEHLIQAGKRRLAVAHVPVRARPTPRPSRLHHGVWDFIKRQGATLVRVYAGYEPLKAFFYISLPFWLIGLILFARLAWFFVTEGFALRGHLQSLIVATLSIILAFLIFLFGLLADRIGDNRRLLEEIMRRLRELETRL
- a CDS encoding glycosyltransferase family 39 protein, producing MEREHRWGRWGLLVGLLLLAAALYADRLGGPSLWFDEGWSWHLARMSIPAMLQATAADRSPFLYYLFLHFWIRAAGESEFALRGLSVAFGLLAAALVARLTARGWGQPAAAFAVLTMGLSPFWLYYVQEARMYAMLAAGVLALWAATEAARRRPSSRRFAVWTLLAAGTALTHYYGLFPVAMMAAALGVGSRRRPEALRRWGWSMLALMALVGPWLAFAHPRFLQPEAFIRPPMTAEGLLQELARGFWGGEGIARLAGLLATAALIRPDPFVRRWAIGTLGTFGLMMAVLLTLFARFAVFHPRYAIFLWAMWIPGVGGGAARLGELLGARIRGIPPPARGWLGALALLPLWGMMAAPWRTWWADPGHGRDPYREAVAHVARQIRPGEAALALRANWAVLYYWERMGVPAPLWMGPESPVWDEAAVRAALEDARRRYGPADGPWRLWLFGWQQEVVDPLGLFDGLLLANGFEVGGQPFGSLWVAYYETWPPFQGFAFTPLKADFAGKIELRGVGLRRPRWPGDVLGVTLWWARAGPVPQAPRVFIHVLDASGRLVAQRDGPLPNDLTPISTWPPDHAFPVFTRVILPRELHGIYRIRVGLYDPRSGARWPVQVDGSIGDGVEVGTLEIP
- a CDS encoding histidine phosphatase family protein, coding for MPERLYLIRHGRTAWNAEGRIQGWADVPLDDVGREQARRLAERLRARPPELILCSPLWRAYETARILAAVWEVPIEVDERLKERGQGPFEGRTGVEVAALQQAWREMERDPTAEIAGVEPRAAFAERVWAAMEAAMARPERTLAVVAHGGTFSMFFRQWLGLPLDRPSPFRFDNASLTELALRDGRWIVVTLNDTCHLTDL